From a single Gemmatimonadota bacterium genomic region:
- a CDS encoding DinB family protein, protein MKTALSLKTERILSKSALDQPLAKVSISSRGLGWGSVMVNISSALGGSALGTRLLGGHSMIEKGQVVLMLGESGGAFTAAFRGVTGGQFHFKPAPDRWSIAETAEHVTVAETGSGKLIRGKLVREATAPELLAQTVGAEERVDGRLAKRDQPFPAPDFVLPTGRWTTPEEMIAVFEESRQATIDFIKTTEHDLTTFAVPHPALGPLNGLQWGYFLVRHCVRHIEQIDEVKAAAGYPK, encoded by the coding sequence ATGAAGACGGCATTGTCGCTGAAGACTGAGAGGATCTTGTCCAAATCGGCCTTGGACCAGCCTTTGGCGAAGGTGTCGATCAGCTCGCGAGGGCTTGGTTGGGGTTCGGTCATGGTGAATATTAGCTCGGCACTCGGCGGCTCGGCACTCGGCACTCGGCTCTTGGGGGGACACAGCATGATTGAGAAGGGGCAGGTGGTTTTGATGTTGGGGGAGTCGGGGGGGGCGTTTACGGCGGCGTTTCGGGGGGTGACGGGGGGGCAGTTTCATTTCAAGCCGGCACCGGATCGGTGGTCGATTGCGGAGACGGCGGAGCATGTGACGGTGGCGGAGACGGGGTCGGGGAAGTTGATCCGGGGGAAGTTGGTTCGGGAGGCGACGGCGCCGGAGTTGTTGGCGCAGACGGTGGGGGCGGAGGAGCGGGTGGATGGGCGGCTGGCCAAGCGGGATCAGCCGTTTCCGGCCCCGGACTTTGTCCTGCCGACGGGACGGTGGACCACGCCGGAGGAGATGATCGCGGTGTTCGAAGAGAGCCGGCAGGCGACGATCGACTTCATCAAGACGACGGAGCACGACTTGACGACTTTCGCGGTGCCGCATCCGGCGCTCGGGCCGTTGAACGGGCTTCAGTGGGGGTACTTCCTGGTCCGGCACTGCGTGCGGCACATCGAACAAATCGACGAGGTCAAGGCCGCGGCGGGGTACCCGAAGTAA
- a CDS encoding nuclear transport factor 2 family protein, whose translation MLCPPKSRVPSAEPPSAELIFTMTEPQPSPRELIDTFAKGWSKADLDKILSVFSDNAVFIETPFAPPHTGRDAIRRYWADVPYNQSEITVTTGELHTAGPWFSTEFKVVFRRRRTGEWVEARGALFCESEGDKVTEMRMYWHRNG comes from the coding sequence ATGCTGTGTCCCCCCAAGAGCCGAGTGCCGAGTGCCGAGCCGCCGAGTGCCGAGCTAATATTCACCATGACCGAACCCCAACCAAGCCCTCGCGAGCTGATCGACACCTTCGCCAAAGGCTGGTCCAAGGCCGATTTGGACAAGATCCTCTCAGTCTTCAGCGACAATGCCGTCTTCATCGAGACTCCGTTTGCCCCGCCCCACACCGGCCGGGACGCCATCCGCCGCTACTGGGCTGACGTCCCGTACAACCAATCCGAGATCACGGTCACCACCGGTGAGCTGCATACGGCGGGGCCCTGGTTCTCGACCGAGTTCAAAGTGGTCTTTCGCCGCCGCCGAACCGGTGAATGGGTGGAGGCCCGAGGGGCGTTATTCTGTGAGTCCGAGGGGGACAAGGTCACCGAAATGCGAATGTATTGGCACCGGAACGGATAA